A stretch of Aedes aegypti strain LVP_AGWG chromosome 2, AaegL5.0 Primary Assembly, whole genome shotgun sequence DNA encodes these proteins:
- the LOC5570334 gene encoding AT-rich interactive domain-containing protein 2 isoform X5 — protein MTTDGEGRVKSERSRSQDEDDAFSNQNSCSGTPVKESGRSRAKVKPVFERDRTRFWQDLYAFHERNGTPFVRPPKIGGRDVDLHRLYMVVIARGGWLKVNSREDWDEVIEELKLPKRCVNNEIALKQIYIRYLDKYERITFHGEEKDPAEEEDEEKRHNRRWTARMLHSVPSVYNHAQHNVPEALRGSLNLSCDLYQPTEYDKLILSLLSPLPNEQDFAINVCTLMSNESKHTLKVDKCPKLIDVLLAHGGVFNHYSLRDMFDEYYGNIRKNSLHRFWKDCLYEKPQVLELSYQDYFLKLERDPTELIKSIYSPDLNKSIDDDEECGKLNMATLRTFLSLGPGLGTNDYIGQRIYQIASIFRNLSFNEENMAALASNRQFLRFLVMCANSRWGNLCHMGLDMLGNVATEIDINDPQMDEVTRCLVSTISEGLEGADRGVIIGCLEILSKIAQKESNEDNLNRCLDQKVYDQICMFLSLNDIMLLIYTLECIYALTSVGEKPCNALMHVTGIIDTLVSLVSVEAQSYGPDACILMRVVETIPGNMVGVLPGNHYQNAAPVSHPQAPTMAQLTVHNKEQPVLPPPTIPALPEVTKSPTPSKPASRAPSPAPQPNSSSNMPAPATPATQPTPIQVTSVTRPPSSQSPQIPVNIISRNDASTPLKQATQTTQPSTQNSTSSPSAGPAISVAAKHAQQQQSQENEQFAYAWLKATFETTPSLTSKIEQAEVYKLYLAANSKIGRKAVVPQVHFPRCMRTVFGGTVGPTLIKTTDKNGVESSCYFYEGVKLRPKPPPTSSGTTSGQKTLSMMQGTSSDSKGNVIVVNQTTISPQPLGSMGQGPQQPQQATGTTTIMNQSGTISSTTTNPSALIKSLLANKVTTVTSNESAATSSAGGIVVSATSSTATSSLSSTSTSNTSINPSTPATSQCLIASNVNVHQVAQRQQMLKQKQMKSPSPVASPPPNSSVVVTSNNPNNLTNIKVGNSTISIKPGTLPTNTVITATNPHEMNPPPLAPLSQNPNAIIKPLAGNKMLADLLDKKTNDPPVFAIGETTVKRKSDVDAAEPPAKKLDLMETEEVKVTPKAADLYAELAGSILEDEDMEDIEMKPKEETNIKVQSAPAQQVITMPLQRQIIMAPNNPQSMMLSPGSSGQHLTSQTTATIKTDSGYQQVPILLQHNQNQIQIQKTAPVMTPTVISNPQQTTQYILATNQQGQTYVVAQQPQPQPQMQQTVLLTQNPQTGAQQKTIIILQQQPTQGTSPQIQTQQIAQPQSHPPQKVFVNQQGQQIIMTQVPRQVQHQGNTISIDGSSQQIIKSSQQPTQIIQQQSHPQIQQIIQQSGAQTFQIIQQPAQQTTPQQTQQILIQSQSPQPQQPQIVIQQQPTQQMQPQIISQQIIQPATQQQQQPQVVQKIIQQKLVHAPSQQQQQQQQQPQIITVQKQPVSHSPGAVTVTKQIATTSSPQVGQLPTKTIIVQQQPSTSGGTPQKQIIQVLQQKISSPSPQSPALQKTQIIHGSGTLPVKVTVAQPQSSVGSSSTSTSITTTTTTSDSTKVAPKAAPASIEPSPTTSAPVVVTQAKPAASSSTTPMVTSSTPTTVTAVQSPATTPSVVASNSTIQMIPAMDPAKAIDEDVDPNWPWVCDWRGCPRKKFASANEVYIHACAVHCPDTVDSSADIYCQWGPGPNLCDNLPRKRFSLMTHIFDRHCTSDAFKQAVQRRLSNSSTSTTQQAYPVTLVRQPSSSAPGSSASSTTSESSVSSSPAPPTAPQPQGPGILSSAGPAALHAIKRHAIDWINAKEFQDDIEGPVTKSIRLTSALILRNLVVYNNSARRALRAYEPHLASVAMNNVESSRTISQVLFEMNDAQPNY, from the exons GACTCCATTTGTGCGTCCGCCGAAAATCGGCGGTCGGGATGTCGATCTGCACCGTCTGTACATGGTTGTGATTGCCCGAGGCGGTTGGTTGAAGGTGAATTCCCGGGAAGATTGGGACGAGGTGATCGAGGAACTGAAACTGCCGAAGCGATGCGTCAACAATGAAATTGCGTTGAAGCAGATCTACATTCGGTACCTGGACAAGTACGAAAGGATAACCTTCCACGGGGAGGAGAAAGATCCGGCCGAGGAGGAGGATGAAGAGAAGAGGCACAACCGGAGGTGGACGGCCAGGATGCTGCATTCGGTTCCCTCGGTGTACAATCACGCCCAGCACAATGTTCCGGAAGCGCTGCGGGGTTCCCTGAACTTGTCCTGTGATCTGTATCAGCCAACGGAGTACGATAAGCTGATCTTGTCGCTGTTGTCTCCGTTGCCTAATGAGCAGGATTTTGCTATAAACGTTTGCACGTTGATGTCAAACGAAAGCAAGCACACCTTGAAGGTCGACAAATGTCCGAAACTAATCGATGTCCTGTTGGCCCATGGAGGAGTCTTCAACCACTACTCGCTAAGGGATATGTTCGACGAGTATTATGGGAACATTAGGAAGAACTCGTTGCATCGCTTCTGGAAGGATTGTTTGTATGAGAAGCCACAGGTCTTGGAGCTGTCTTACCAGGACTATTTCCTAAAGCTTGAAAGGGATCCAACAGAATTGATCAAAAGCATTTATAGCCCAGATCTGAACAAGAGCATTGACGACGATGAAGAGTGTGGAAAGCTTAACATGGCGACCTTGAGGACGTTTCTCAGTCTGGGTCCCGGTTTGGGAACCAACGACTATATCGGGCAGAGAATCTATCAAATTGCTTCCATTTTCCGGAATCTCAGTTTCAATGAGGAAAACATGGCTGCGTTAGCTTCCAACAGGCAGTTCCTCCGATTCCTGGTGATGTGCGCCAACAGTCGGTGGGGAAACCTGTGCCACATGGGTTTGGACATGCTCGGAAACGTGGCGACCGAAATCGATATCAACGACCCTCAAATGGATGAAGTGACCCGATGCTTGGTGTCGACGATTTCCGAAGGTCTGGAAGGCGCAGATCGAGGTGTCATAATCGGATGCTTGGAAATTCTCAGCAAGATTGCCCAGAAGGAAAGCAACGAGGATAATCTGAATCGATGCTTGGATCAGAAGGTTTACGATCAGATTTGTATGTTTCTGTCGTTGAATGATATCATGTTGCTTATCTACACACTTGAATGCATTTATGCGCTGACTTCGGTAGGCGAAAAGCCGTGCAATGCTCTGATGCACGTCACAGGAATAATAGACACTCTGGTGTCGTTGGTATCTGTTGAAGCCCAGAGCTATGGTCCGGATGCCTGTATTCTAATGCGAGTCGTTGAAACCATTCCGGGGAATATGGTTGGCGTCCTGCCAGGTAATCACTATCAGAATGCAGCCCCAGTAAGCCATCCTCAAGCGCCAACCATGGCCCAACTAACGGTCCATAACAAGGAACAACCAGTACTTCCGCCACCAACCATCCCTGCCCTTCCGGAAGTCACTAAGAGCCCGACCCCTTCTAAACCTGCATCGCGTGCGCCATCACCGGCACCTCAACCAAACTCTTCCTCAAACATGCCTGCTCCGGCCACTCCTGCAACTCAACCCACCCCAATCCAGGTCACCAGCGTAACTCGACCCCCAAGTTCCCAATCGCCCCAAATACCGGTCAACATAATCAGCCGTAATGACGCGAGCACCCCTCTCAAACAAGCAACCCAAACCACTCAACCGTCGACCCAAAACTCCACCTCATCGCCATCTGCAGGCCCCGCCATCTCGGTCGCCGCCAAACATGCCCAGCAGCAGCAATCCCAGGAGAACGAACAGTTTGCCTACGCATGGCTTAAAGCCACCTTCGAAACCACCCCATCCCTCACCAGCAAGATCGAACAGGCCGAAGTCTATAAACTGTACCTGGCGGCCAATTCAAAGATCGGACGCAAAGCCGTAGTTCCACAGGTGCATTTTCCGCGCTGTATGAGAACCGTTTTTGGGGGAACCGTTGGGCCCACCCTCATCAAAACGACCGACAAGAATGGGGTGGAAAGCAGTTGCTACTTCTACGAGGGTGTGAAACTGCGGCCCAAACCGCCACCGACGTCAAGTGGAACAACTTCCGGACAGAAGACGCTGTCGATGATG CAGGGAACATCCAGCGATTCGAAAGGCAACGTCATTGTGGTCAACCAAACAACCATTTCGCCACAGCCGCTCGGTTCGATGGGTCAAGGCCCGCAACAGCCCCAACAGGCCACCGGGACGACCACCATCATGAACCAGTCCGGTACGATTTCGTCCACGACGACCAATCCGTCGGCCCTGATCAAGAGCTTGCTGGCCAACAAGGTAACAACGGTGACTAGTAACGAATCGGCCGCTACCAGTTCCGCCGGTGGTATCGTCGTTTCGGCCACCTCCTCTACTGCTACCAGTAGTTTGTCGTCTACTAGCACGAGCAACACTAGTATCAATCCTTCTACTCCTGCCACTAGCCAATGTTTGATTGCATCGAATGTTAACGTGCATCAG GTTGCTCAACGTCAGCAAATGTTAAAACAGAAGCAGATGAAATCACCTTCGCCTGTAGCAAGTCCTCCTCCCAACAGCTCAGTCGTGGTCACATCCAataatccaaataatttgaCAAACATTAAAGTAGGTAACTCAACAATATCTATAAAGCCCGGCACACTTCCGACGAACACGGTAATAACGGCAACTAATCCTCACGAGATGAATCCACCTCCGCTGGCACCTCTGAGTCAGAATCCAAACGCAATTATTAAACCTTTGGCTGGAAATAAGATGTTGGCAGATTTGCTGGATAAGAAAACAAATGATCCTCCGGTGTTCGCCATAGGAGAGACTACCGTAAAGCGTAAAAGTGATGTCGACGCAGCAGAACCTCCAGCTAAGAAGTTAGATTTGATGGAGACAGAGGAGGTCAAAGTGACTCCTAAAGCTGCTGATTTGTATGCCGAGTTGGCAGGATCGATTTTGGAGGATGAAGACATGGAAGATATCGAAATGAAGCCAAAAGAAGAGACAAATATAAAGGTGCAATCGGCTCCAGCTCAACAAGTCATCACCATGCCACTTCAGCGGCAAATCATAATGGCTCCTAACAATCCCCAATCGATGATGCTCTCACCCGGTAGTTCCGGTCAACATTTGACTTCTCAAACTACTGCCACTATCAAAACGGATAGCGGCTATCAGCAGGTTCCAATTCTTTTACAGCACAaccaaaatcaaattcaaattcagaaAACGGCACCAGTAATGACTCCAACGGTCATTTCAAATCCCCAGCAAACCACACAGTACATTTTGGCCACTAATCAACAGGGACAGACTTACGTTGTTGCCCAGCAGCCTCAACCACAACCACAAATGCAACAAACCGTCCTGTTGACTCAAAATCCCCAAACGGGAGCCCAACAGAAAACCATCATTATACTGCAGCAGCAACCGACGCAGGGCACTTCGCCCCAAATACAGACCCAACAAATTGCACAGCCTCAATCGCACCCTCCACAGAAGGTGTTCGTCAATCAGCAGGGTCAGCAAATCATCATGACGCAGGTTCCTCGACAAGTGCAACATCAG GGAAATACAATCAGCATCGACGGTTCTTCGCAACAAATAATCAAAAGCAGTCAACAACCCACGCAGATCATTCAACAACAATCACATCCCCAGATACAGCAGATCATCCAGCAAAGCGGCGCCCAGACATTCCAAATCATCCAACAACCGGCTCAGCAGACCACACCCCAACAAACTCAGCAGATTTTGATTCAATCCCAATCTCCCCAACCCCAACAGCCGCAAATAGTTATACAACAGCAGCCAACCCAGCAAATGCAACCGCAAATCATTTCCCAGCAAATTATTCAACCAGCaacgcaacaacaacaacaaccgcAGGTAgttcagaaaataattcaacaaaaactcgTCCATGCACCCtctcagcaacagcagcagcaacaacagcagccgCAAATAATAACGGTTCAAAAGCAACCTGTCTCTCATAGCCCTGGAGCCGTAACAGTTACTAAACAAATAGCAACTACATCGTCTCCACAGGTCGGACAACTTCCTACCAAAACCATCATCGTTCAACAGCAACCTTCGACGTCCGGCGGCACACCACAAAAGCAGATCATTCAAGTTCTTCAGCAAAAAATATCATCTCCGTCACCGCAATCGCCGGCTCTACAGAAAACGCAAATAATCCATGGGTCAGGAACCCTTCCGGTAAAAGTAACCGTTGCACAGCCTCAATCTTCTGTTGGGTCCTCCAGCACTTCTACCAGTATCACTACAACAACCACGACGTCAGATTCAACCAAGGTAGCTCCGAAGGCTGCTCCGGCATCTATAGAACCTTCACCTACAACATCTGCTCCGGTAGTGGTCACCCAGGCTAAACCTGCAGCTTCGTCCTCCACCACTCCAATGGTCACTTCTTCAACGCCTACGACAGTCACAGCTGTTCAATCTCCAGCTACTACACCCTCCGTAGTCGCTTCCAACAGCACCATCCAAATGATTCCGGCAATGGATCCAGCCAAAGCCATCGACGAGGACGTGGATCCGAACTGGCCGTGGGTGTGCGACTGGCGTGGCTGTCCCCGGAAGAAGTTTGCATCGGCCAACGAAGTGTACATCCACGCCTGTGCCGTTCACTGCCCGGATACGGTTGATTCGTCGGCCGATATCTATTGCCAGTGGGGCCCCGGACCGAACCTGTGCGACAATCTGCCCCGTAAGCGGTTCTCTTTGATGACGCACATTTTCGATCGGCACTGCACTAGCGAT GCTTTCAAGCAAGCGGTTCAGCGACGCCTGTCCAATAGCTCCACATCCACCACCCAGCAGGCCTATCCTGTGACCTTGGTTCGACAACCGAGCAGCAGTGCACCGGGATCGTCTGCCTCGTCAACGACCTCGGAATCATCCGTCTCTAGCTCGCCAGCACCGCCCACGGCTCCGCAGCCACAAGGTCCCGGGATTCTGTCTTCTGCAGGACCCGCCGCATTGCACGCCATCAAAAGACATGCCATCGATTGGATCAACGCTAAAGAATTTCAG GATGACATTGAAGGTCCGGTTACGAAAAGTATTCGGCTAACGTCGGCATTGATTCTGCGAAATCTGGTCGTTTACAATAATTCTGCCAGGAG AGCTTTACGGGCATACGAGCCTCACCTGGCGAGCGTTGCAATGAACAATGTTGAATCTAGCCGCACTATCTCACAGGTattatttgaaatgaacgacGCGCAACCGAACTATTAA
- the LOC5570334 gene encoding AT-rich interactive domain-containing protein 2 isoform X1 has translation MTTDGEGRVKSERSRSQDEDDAFSNQNSCSGTPVKESGRSRAKVKPVFERDRTRFWQDLYAFHERNGTPFVRPPKIGGRDVDLHRLYMVVIARGGWLKVNSREDWDEVIEELKLPKRCVNNEIALKQIYIRYLDKYERITFHGEEKDPAEEEDEEKRHNRRWTARMLHSVPSVYNHAQHNVPEALRGSLNLSCDLYQPTEYDKLILSLLSPLPNEQDFAINVCTLMSNESKHTLKVDKCPKLIDVLLAHGGVFNHYSLRDMFDEYYGNIRKNSLHRFWKDCLYEKPQVLELSYQDYFLKLERDPTELIKSIYSPDLNKSIDDDEECGKLNMATLRTFLSLGPGLGTNDYIGQRIYQIASIFRNLSFNEENMAALASNRQFLRFLVMCANSRWGNLCHMGLDMLGNVATEIDINDPQMDEVTRCLVSTISEGLEGADRGVIIGCLEILSKIAQKESNEDNLNRCLDQKVYDQICMFLSLNDIMLLIYTLECIYALTSVGEKPCNALMHVTGIIDTLVSLVSVEAQSYGPDACILMRVVETIPGNMVGVLPGNHYQNAAPVSHPQAPTMAQLTVHNKEQPVLPPPTIPALPEVTKSPTPSKPASRAPSPAPQPNSSSNMPAPATPATQPTPIQVTSVTRPPSSQSPQIPVNIISRNDASTPLKQATQTTQPSTQNSTSSPSAGPAISVAAKHAQQQQSQENEQFAYAWLKATFETTPSLTSKIEQAEVYKLYLAANSKIGRKAVVPQVHFPRCMRTVFGGTVGPTLIKTTDKNGVESSCYFYEGVKLRPKPPPTSSGTTSGQKTLSMMPQSDKTLVQPKLAGGSPISGKGAAAGKPVYMTQLANKSVVMTPENDSQGTSSDSKGNVIVVNQTTISPQPLGSMGQGPQQPQQATGTTTIMNQSGTISSTTTNPSALIKSLLANKVTTVTSNESAATSSAGGIVVSATSSTATSSLSSTSTSNTSINPSTPATSQCLIASNVNVHQVAQRQQMLKQKQMKSPSPVASPPPNSSVVVTSNNPNNLTNIKVGNSTISIKPGTLPTNTVITATNPHEMNPPPLAPLSQNPNAIIKPLAGNKMLADLLDKKTNDPPVFAIGETTVKRKSDVDAAEPPAKKLDLMETEEVKVTPKAADLYAELAGSILEDEDMEDIEMKPKEETNIKVQSAPAQQVITMPLQRQIIMAPNNPQSMMLSPGSSGQHLTSQTTATIKTDSGYQQVPILLQHNQNQIQIQKTAPVMTPTVISNPQQTTQYILATNQQGQTYVVAQQPQPQPQMQQTVLLTQNPQTGAQQKTIIILQQQPTQGTSPQIQTQQIAQPQSHPPQKVFVNQQGQQIIMTQVPRQVQHQGNTISIDGSSQQIIKSSQQPTQIIQQQSHPQIQQIIQQSGAQTFQIIQQPAQQTTPQQTQQILIQSQSPQPQQPQIVIQQQPTQQMQPQIISQQIIQPATQQQQQPQVVQKIIQQKLVHAPSQQQQQQQQQPQIITVQKQPVSHSPGAVTVTKQIATTSSPQVGQLPTKTIIVQQQPSTSGGTPQKQIIQVLQQKISSPSPQSPALQKTQIIHGSGTLPVKVTVAQPQSSVGSSSTSTSITTTTTTSDSTKVAPKAAPASIEPSPTTSAPVVVTQAKPAASSSTTPMVTSSTPTTVTAVQSPATTPSVVASNSTIQMIPAMDPAKAIDEDVDPNWPWVCDWRGCPRKKFASANEVYIHACAVHCPDTVDSSADIYCQWGPGPNLCDNLPRKRFSLMTHIFDRHCTSDAFKQAVQRRLSNSSTSTTQQAYPVTLVRQPSSSAPGSSASSTTSESSVSSSPAPPTAPQPQGPGILSSAGPAALHAIKRHAIDWINAKEFQDDIEGPVTKSIRLTSALILRNLVVYNNSARRALRAYEPHLASVAMNNVESSRTISQVLFEMNDAQPNY, from the exons GACTCCATTTGTGCGTCCGCCGAAAATCGGCGGTCGGGATGTCGATCTGCACCGTCTGTACATGGTTGTGATTGCCCGAGGCGGTTGGTTGAAGGTGAATTCCCGGGAAGATTGGGACGAGGTGATCGAGGAACTGAAACTGCCGAAGCGATGCGTCAACAATGAAATTGCGTTGAAGCAGATCTACATTCGGTACCTGGACAAGTACGAAAGGATAACCTTCCACGGGGAGGAGAAAGATCCGGCCGAGGAGGAGGATGAAGAGAAGAGGCACAACCGGAGGTGGACGGCCAGGATGCTGCATTCGGTTCCCTCGGTGTACAATCACGCCCAGCACAATGTTCCGGAAGCGCTGCGGGGTTCCCTGAACTTGTCCTGTGATCTGTATCAGCCAACGGAGTACGATAAGCTGATCTTGTCGCTGTTGTCTCCGTTGCCTAATGAGCAGGATTTTGCTATAAACGTTTGCACGTTGATGTCAAACGAAAGCAAGCACACCTTGAAGGTCGACAAATGTCCGAAACTAATCGATGTCCTGTTGGCCCATGGAGGAGTCTTCAACCACTACTCGCTAAGGGATATGTTCGACGAGTATTATGGGAACATTAGGAAGAACTCGTTGCATCGCTTCTGGAAGGATTGTTTGTATGAGAAGCCACAGGTCTTGGAGCTGTCTTACCAGGACTATTTCCTAAAGCTTGAAAGGGATCCAACAGAATTGATCAAAAGCATTTATAGCCCAGATCTGAACAAGAGCATTGACGACGATGAAGAGTGTGGAAAGCTTAACATGGCGACCTTGAGGACGTTTCTCAGTCTGGGTCCCGGTTTGGGAACCAACGACTATATCGGGCAGAGAATCTATCAAATTGCTTCCATTTTCCGGAATCTCAGTTTCAATGAGGAAAACATGGCTGCGTTAGCTTCCAACAGGCAGTTCCTCCGATTCCTGGTGATGTGCGCCAACAGTCGGTGGGGAAACCTGTGCCACATGGGTTTGGACATGCTCGGAAACGTGGCGACCGAAATCGATATCAACGACCCTCAAATGGATGAAGTGACCCGATGCTTGGTGTCGACGATTTCCGAAGGTCTGGAAGGCGCAGATCGAGGTGTCATAATCGGATGCTTGGAAATTCTCAGCAAGATTGCCCAGAAGGAAAGCAACGAGGATAATCTGAATCGATGCTTGGATCAGAAGGTTTACGATCAGATTTGTATGTTTCTGTCGTTGAATGATATCATGTTGCTTATCTACACACTTGAATGCATTTATGCGCTGACTTCGGTAGGCGAAAAGCCGTGCAATGCTCTGATGCACGTCACAGGAATAATAGACACTCTGGTGTCGTTGGTATCTGTTGAAGCCCAGAGCTATGGTCCGGATGCCTGTATTCTAATGCGAGTCGTTGAAACCATTCCGGGGAATATGGTTGGCGTCCTGCCAGGTAATCACTATCAGAATGCAGCCCCAGTAAGCCATCCTCAAGCGCCAACCATGGCCCAACTAACGGTCCATAACAAGGAACAACCAGTACTTCCGCCACCAACCATCCCTGCCCTTCCGGAAGTCACTAAGAGCCCGACCCCTTCTAAACCTGCATCGCGTGCGCCATCACCGGCACCTCAACCAAACTCTTCCTCAAACATGCCTGCTCCGGCCACTCCTGCAACTCAACCCACCCCAATCCAGGTCACCAGCGTAACTCGACCCCCAAGTTCCCAATCGCCCCAAATACCGGTCAACATAATCAGCCGTAATGACGCGAGCACCCCTCTCAAACAAGCAACCCAAACCACTCAACCGTCGACCCAAAACTCCACCTCATCGCCATCTGCAGGCCCCGCCATCTCGGTCGCCGCCAAACATGCCCAGCAGCAGCAATCCCAGGAGAACGAACAGTTTGCCTACGCATGGCTTAAAGCCACCTTCGAAACCACCCCATCCCTCACCAGCAAGATCGAACAGGCCGAAGTCTATAAACTGTACCTGGCGGCCAATTCAAAGATCGGACGCAAAGCCGTAGTTCCACAGGTGCATTTTCCGCGCTGTATGAGAACCGTTTTTGGGGGAACCGTTGGGCCCACCCTCATCAAAACGACCGACAAGAATGGGGTGGAAAGCAGTTGCTACTTCTACGAGGGTGTGAAACTGCGGCCCAAACCGCCACCGACGTCAAGTGGAACAACTTCCGGACAGAAGACGCTGTCGATGATG CCACAATCCGACAAAACACTTGTGCAACCCAAACTAGCCGGCGGATCACCAATATCAGGCAAGGGCGCCGCTGCGGGAAAACCCGTCTATATGACGCAGCTGGCCAACAAGAGTGTGGTAATGACTCCCGAGAATGACTCC CAGGGAACATCCAGCGATTCGAAAGGCAACGTCATTGTGGTCAACCAAACAACCATTTCGCCACAGCCGCTCGGTTCGATGGGTCAAGGCCCGCAACAGCCCCAACAGGCCACCGGGACGACCACCATCATGAACCAGTCCGGTACGATTTCGTCCACGACGACCAATCCGTCGGCCCTGATCAAGAGCTTGCTGGCCAACAAGGTAACAACGGTGACTAGTAACGAATCGGCCGCTACCAGTTCCGCCGGTGGTATCGTCGTTTCGGCCACCTCCTCTACTGCTACCAGTAGTTTGTCGTCTACTAGCACGAGCAACACTAGTATCAATCCTTCTACTCCTGCCACTAGCCAATGTTTGATTGCATCGAATGTTAACGTGCATCAG GTTGCTCAACGTCAGCAAATGTTAAAACAGAAGCAGATGAAATCACCTTCGCCTGTAGCAAGTCCTCCTCCCAACAGCTCAGTCGTGGTCACATCCAataatccaaataatttgaCAAACATTAAAGTAGGTAACTCAACAATATCTATAAAGCCCGGCACACTTCCGACGAACACGGTAATAACGGCAACTAATCCTCACGAGATGAATCCACCTCCGCTGGCACCTCTGAGTCAGAATCCAAACGCAATTATTAAACCTTTGGCTGGAAATAAGATGTTGGCAGATTTGCTGGATAAGAAAACAAATGATCCTCCGGTGTTCGCCATAGGAGAGACTACCGTAAAGCGTAAAAGTGATGTCGACGCAGCAGAACCTCCAGCTAAGAAGTTAGATTTGATGGAGACAGAGGAGGTCAAAGTGACTCCTAAAGCTGCTGATTTGTATGCCGAGTTGGCAGGATCGATTTTGGAGGATGAAGACATGGAAGATATCGAAATGAAGCCAAAAGAAGAGACAAATATAAAGGTGCAATCGGCTCCAGCTCAACAAGTCATCACCATGCCACTTCAGCGGCAAATCATAATGGCTCCTAACAATCCCCAATCGATGATGCTCTCACCCGGTAGTTCCGGTCAACATTTGACTTCTCAAACTACTGCCACTATCAAAACGGATAGCGGCTATCAGCAGGTTCCAATTCTTTTACAGCACAaccaaaatcaaattcaaattcagaaAACGGCACCAGTAATGACTCCAACGGTCATTTCAAATCCCCAGCAAACCACACAGTACATTTTGGCCACTAATCAACAGGGACAGACTTACGTTGTTGCCCAGCAGCCTCAACCACAACCACAAATGCAACAAACCGTCCTGTTGACTCAAAATCCCCAAACGGGAGCCCAACAGAAAACCATCATTATACTGCAGCAGCAACCGACGCAGGGCACTTCGCCCCAAATACAGACCCAACAAATTGCACAGCCTCAATCGCACCCTCCACAGAAGGTGTTCGTCAATCAGCAGGGTCAGCAAATCATCATGACGCAGGTTCCTCGACAAGTGCAACATCAG GGAAATACAATCAGCATCGACGGTTCTTCGCAACAAATAATCAAAAGCAGTCAACAACCCACGCAGATCATTCAACAACAATCACATCCCCAGATACAGCAGATCATCCAGCAAAGCGGCGCCCAGACATTCCAAATCATCCAACAACCGGCTCAGCAGACCACACCCCAACAAACTCAGCAGATTTTGATTCAATCCCAATCTCCCCAACCCCAACAGCCGCAAATAGTTATACAACAGCAGCCAACCCAGCAAATGCAACCGCAAATCATTTCCCAGCAAATTATTCAACCAGCaacgcaacaacaacaacaaccgcAGGTAgttcagaaaataattcaacaaaaactcgTCCATGCACCCtctcagcaacagcagcagcaacaacagcagccgCAAATAATAACGGTTCAAAAGCAACCTGTCTCTCATAGCCCTGGAGCCGTAACAGTTACTAAACAAATAGCAACTACATCGTCTCCACAGGTCGGACAACTTCCTACCAAAACCATCATCGTTCAACAGCAACCTTCGACGTCCGGCGGCACACCACAAAAGCAGATCATTCAAGTTCTTCAGCAAAAAATATCATCTCCGTCACCGCAATCGCCGGCTCTACAGAAAACGCAAATAATCCATGGGTCAGGAACCCTTCCGGTAAAAGTAACCGTTGCACAGCCTCAATCTTCTGTTGGGTCCTCCAGCACTTCTACCAGTATCACTACAACAACCACGACGTCAGATTCAACCAAGGTAGCTCCGAAGGCTGCTCCGGCATCTATAGAACCTTCACCTACAACATCTGCTCCGGTAGTGGTCACCCAGGCTAAACCTGCAGCTTCGTCCTCCACCACTCCAATGGTCACTTCTTCAACGCCTACGACAGTCACAGCTGTTCAATCTCCAGCTACTACACCCTCCGTAGTCGCTTCCAACAGCACCATCCAAATGATTCCGGCAATGGATCCAGCCAAAGCCATCGACGAGGACGTGGATCCGAACTGGCCGTGGGTGTGCGACTGGCGTGGCTGTCCCCGGAAGAAGTTTGCATCGGCCAACGAAGTGTACATCCACGCCTGTGCCGTTCACTGCCCGGATACGGTTGATTCGTCGGCCGATATCTATTGCCAGTGGGGCCCCGGACCGAACCTGTGCGACAATCTGCCCCGTAAGCGGTTCTCTTTGATGACGCACATTTTCGATCGGCACTGCACTAGCGAT GCTTTCAAGCAAGCGGTTCAGCGACGCCTGTCCAATAGCTCCACATCCACCACCCAGCAGGCCTATCCTGTGACCTTGGTTCGACAACCGAGCAGCAGTGCACCGGGATCGTCTGCCTCGTCAACGACCTCGGAATCATCCGTCTCTAGCTCGCCAGCACCGCCCACGGCTCCGCAGCCACAAGGTCCCGGGATTCTGTCTTCTGCAGGACCCGCCGCATTGCACGCCATCAAAAGACATGCCATCGATTGGATCAACGCTAAAGAATTTCAG GATGACATTGAAGGTCCGGTTACGAAAAGTATTCGGCTAACGTCGGCATTGATTCTGCGAAATCTGGTCGTTTACAATAATTCTGCCAGGAG AGCTTTACGGGCATACGAGCCTCACCTGGCGAGCGTTGCAATGAACAATGTTGAATCTAGCCGCACTATCTCACAGGTattatttgaaatgaacgacGCGCAACCGAACTATTAA